A window of Lepidochelys kempii isolate rLepKem1 chromosome 1, rLepKem1.hap2, whole genome shotgun sequence contains these coding sequences:
- the LOC140895258 gene encoding olfactory receptor 52P1-like produces the protein MAAFNLTTSDTSPFILMGIPGLEASHIWISIPFSIFYIIGLFGNFMLLFVVGKERSLHKPMYLLLSMLALTDIGTSTSVVPKALCIFWFNLKDITVGGCLTQMFFLHSVSIMESAVLVTMAFDRYVAICIPLRYATILTNARIVKLGLVGLIRAVLLMLPLPLLLSRQPFCANRIIPHTYCEHMAVVKMSCGDTTVNRIYSLVMAFVVIGLDLTLVALSYSLIIRAVLRISSKKSCLKALNTCTAHICVMMTSFTLFFFSTLTHRFGQHITPHIHIILANLFFLIPPVINPIIYGVKTKELHDKVVKYIYRR, from the coding sequence ATGGCAGCTTTCAACCTCACCACTTCTGACACTTCACCATTTATCTTAATGGGCATCCCTGGCCTCGAAGCTTCCCACATCTGGATCTCCATCCCTTTCTCTATCTTCTACATTATCGGCCTGTTTGGAAATTTCATGCTTCTGTTTGTTGTAGGCAAAGAGCGGTCCCTCCACAAGCCGATGTACCTGCTGCTCTCCATGCTGGCACTCACAGACATCGGCACATCTACCTCTGTCGTGCCAAAGGCACTGTgcatattttggttcaatttgaaaGATATTACCGTAGgtggctgcctcacccagatgttcttcCTTCACTCAGTTTCTATTATGGAGTCAGCTGTCCTTGTGACAATGGCCTTTGATCGCTATGTTGCCATATGCATCCCTCTGAGATACGCCACCATCCTCACCAATGCAAGAATAGTTAAGCTAGGGCTTGTGGGTTTGATAAGAGCTGTTCTcctcatgctgcccctgcccctgcttctgAGTAGGCAGCCATTCTGTGCCAACCGCATTATCCCCCACACGTACTGCGAGCACATGGCTGTGGTGAAGATGTCGTGTGGGGACACCACTGTGAACAGGATTTACAGCTTGGTGATGGCATTTGTAGTCATTGGGTTAGATCTGACACTGGTTGCTCTGTCCTACAGTCTGATCATCAGGGCTGTCCTCAGAATCTCCTCCAAGAAATCCTGTCTGAAAGCCCTGAACACCTGCACAGCCCACATCTGTGTAATGATGACATCTTTTactctcttctttttctccacTCTGACACACCGGTTCGGTCAGCACATCACTCCCCACATTCACATAATCTTGGCAAACCTCTTCTTTCTCATCCCCCCCGTGATCAACCCGATCATTTATGGGGTCAAAACCAAAGAGCTTCATGACAAAGTGGTCAAGTACATCTACAGAAGGTGA
- the LOC140895350 gene encoding olfactory receptor 52P1-like codes for MAAFNLTLPDLSTFILMGIPGLEVAHIWISIPFSIFYIIGLFGNFMLLFVVGKEQTLHKPMYLLICMLAVTDIGTSTAVMPKELCIFWFKFKGITVGGCLTQMFFLHSISIMESAVLVTMAFDRYVAICNPLRYATILTNARVAQLGLVGLIRAVLLMLPLPLLLSRQPFCANHIIPHTYCEHMAVAKMSCGDTTVNRTYGLVMAFVVIGVDLTLVALSYSLIIRAVLRISSKKSCLKALNTCTAHICVMMTSFTLFFFSILTHRFGQSITPYVHIILANLFFLIPPMINPIIYGVKTKELRDKVVKYICRS; via the coding sequence ATGGCAGCTTTCAACCTCACCCTGCCTGACCTTTCAACATTCATCCTAATGGGCATCCCTGGCCTAGAAGTTGCTCACATTTGGATCTCCATCCCTTTCTCTATATTCTACATTATCGGCCTGTTTGGAAATTTCATGCTTCTGTTTGTTGTGGGCAAAGAGCAGACCCTACACAAGCCAATGTACCTGCTGATCTGCATGCTGGCAGTCACAGACATCGGCACATCTACCGCTGTTATGCCGAAGGAACTGTGTATATTTTGGTTCAAGTTCAAAGGCATTACTGTGGgtggctgcctcacccagatgttcttcCTTCACTCAATTTCTATTATGGAGTCAGCCGTCCTCGTGACAATGGCCTTTGATCGCTATGttgccatatgtaaccctctgagatatgCCACTATCCTCACCAATGCAAGAGTAGCTCAACTAGGGCTCGTGGGTTTGATAAGAGCTGTTCTCCTCATGTTGCCCCTTCCCCTGCTTCTGAGTAGGCAGCCATTCTGTGCCAATCACATTATCCCCCACACGTACTGCGAGCACATGGCTGTGGCAAAGATGTCGTGTGGGGACACCACTGTCAACAGGACATATGGCTTGGTGATGGCCTTTGTTGTCATTGGGGTAGATCTGACACTGGTTGCCCTGTCCTACAGTCTGATCATCAGGGCTGTCCTCAGAATCTCCTCCAAGAAATCCTGTCTGAAAGCCCTCAACACCTGCACAGCCCACATCTGTGTGATGATGACATCTTTTactctcttctttttctccatTCTGACACACCGGTTCGGTCAGAGCATCACTCCCTACGTTCACATCATCTTGGCAAACCTCTTCTTCCTCATCCCCCCCATGATCAACCCGATCATTTATGGCGTCAAAACCAAAGAGCTGCGTGACAAAGTGGTCAAATACATCTGCAGAAGCTGA